One part of the Atribacterota bacterium genome encodes these proteins:
- the trmD gene encoding tRNA (guanosine(37)-N1)-methyltransferase TrmD, translated as MEIMILTIFPEMFNSPFSESIIKRAKDKNLVNINIIDIRDFAKDNHKSVDDYSYGGGPGMVLKPEPIVESVEYIFKKDKSWIDSKVIITSAQGKILNQKIVNRLSSLEKIIFICGRYEGIDERVYRILNAEEISIGDYVLTGGEIPVMVLVDAITRMLPGVLGKEESLKNDSFYNGLLDYPHFTRPEKYKGYEVPEVLLSGDHKRIKSWRIKQSLLRTIIRRPDLLANRKFSKEELKMINDLKTLS; from the coding sequence ATGGAAATAATGATTTTGACAATTTTTCCAGAGATGTTTAATTCACCATTTTCAGAAAGCATTATTAAACGAGCTAAGGATAAAAATTTAGTAAATATTAACATTATAGATATTAGAGATTTTGCTAAAGATAATCATAAGAGCGTTGATGACTACTCCTATGGTGGTGGCCCTGGAATGGTATTAAAACCCGAGCCTATAGTTGAATCAGTAGAATATATTTTTAAAAAAGATAAGAGTTGGATTGATAGCAAGGTAATAATTACTTCTGCTCAAGGTAAAATTCTTAATCAAAAAATAGTGAATAGATTATCATCTTTGGAAAAAATTATTTTTATTTGTGGAAGATACGAAGGTATTGATGAGAGAGTTTATCGAATATTAAATGCAGAAGAAATTTCAATCGGGGATTATGTTTTAACAGGGGGAGAAATACCGGTAATGGTTCTGGTTGATGCGATAACTAGAATGTTGCCAGGTGTATTAGGAAAGGAAGAATCATTAAAGAATGATTCTTTTTATAATGGTTTGCTGGATTATCCTCATTTTACCAGACCCGAGAAATATAAGGGATATGAAGTTCCTGAAGTATTATTATCTGGTGATCATAAAAGAATTAAAAGTTGGAGAATAAAACAATCTTTATTAAGAACAATTATTCGTAGACCCGATTTATTAGCTAATAGAAAGTTTTCCAAAGAAGAGCTTAAAATGATTAATGATCTAAAAACACTCAGTTAG
- a CDS encoding YraN family protein has protein sequence MNNTGNTGEKFARYYLNKKGYRILEQNYKVSFGEIDIIAEKNNCICFIEVKSRRSNICGSPEESITQYKKNKIIKVAELYIKQRKIKDKLFRFDVIALNFNNNFLIKINHITNAFHQ, from the coding sequence ATGAATAATACAGGAAATACTGGAGAAAAATTTGCCAGATATTACCTTAACAAAAAGGGATATCGTATTTTAGAGCAAAATTATAAAGTATCTTTTGGTGAAATAGATATAATTGCCGAAAAGAATAATTGTATTTGTTTTATTGAAGTAAAATCTAGAAGATCAAATATATGTGGTTCCCCAGAAGAGTCAATTACTCAATATAAGAAAAATAAAATTATAAAAGTAGCAGAACTATATATCAAACAACGCAAGATTAAAGATAAGCTTTTTCGCTTTGATGTTATAGCTCTTAATTTTAATAATAATTTTTTAATAAAGATAAATCATATTACTAATGCGTTTCATCAATAA
- the ffh gene encoding signal recognition particle protein, protein MLDKLSEKLQLVLNKIKEKGKISESDIKQSLREVKLVLLEADVHYKVVKDFIAKLEQQATQEKLSKTLTPGQQIIKMTHEILTEILGEKQSKIKISEKLPTTILLIGLQGSGKTTTAAKLGLNVKNDGYMPLLVATDRIRPAAIEQLSIMGKNAGVEVFTSDSNKNTLGTIYEAEQWAKIHKHDVIIIDTAGRLHIDQDLIQELKDIKNSISVDETLLILDALMGQDALRVANDFNNEVGVDGFILTKLDGDARGGVALSIRSITGLPIKFIGVGEKINDLELFYPDRISSRILGMGDTLTLIEKIEANYARNEIQNIGKKEFRDQFNLNDFYEQLKKIKKMGSLENIFNMMPIQFSSSLKNIKQNMGDEEKGLSRVEAIICSMTKQEKLEPDIIDGSRRRRIAKGSGTNVSDVNRLLNQFFKMKKFLKCTSSKKSLISFMR, encoded by the coding sequence ATGTTAGATAAACTATCAGAAAAATTGCAGTTAGTTTTAAATAAAATAAAAGAAAAGGGTAAAATTTCAGAATCGGACATTAAACAATCTTTGAGAGAAGTTAAACTTGTTCTTCTCGAAGCCGATGTACACTATAAGGTAGTAAAAGATTTTATTGCAAAACTGGAACAACAGGCAACTCAGGAAAAACTATCTAAGACACTTACTCCAGGACAACAAATTATTAAAATGACTCACGAAATATTAACCGAAATATTGGGAGAAAAGCAGAGTAAAATAAAAATTAGTGAAAAATTACCGACAACTATTTTACTTATTGGTTTACAAGGCTCTGGTAAAACTACTACTGCCGCCAAATTGGGTTTAAATGTTAAAAATGATGGTTATATGCCGCTATTAGTGGCAACAGATAGGATTAGACCTGCGGCTATTGAACAGTTATCGATAATGGGTAAAAATGCTGGTGTTGAAGTATTTACCAGCGATAGTAATAAAAACACTTTGGGCACCATTTATGAAGCAGAGCAATGGGCAAAAATACATAAACATGATGTAATTATTATTGATACTGCTGGTAGATTACATATAGATCAGGATTTGATACAAGAATTAAAGGACATAAAAAATTCGATATCCGTTGATGAAACATTATTAATTCTTGATGCTTTAATGGGTCAGGATGCTTTAAGGGTAGCAAATGATTTCAATAATGAAGTTGGGGTAGATGGCTTTATTCTAACAAAATTAGATGGTGATGCTCGTGGTGGTGTTGCCCTCTCCATCAGAAGCATTACTGGCTTACCTATTAAATTTATTGGAGTTGGTGAGAAAATAAATGATTTAGAGCTGTTTTATCCTGATCGTATTTCATCACGAATACTTGGAATGGGTGATACCTTAACACTAATTGAAAAAATTGAAGCAAATTATGCCCGCAATGAAATACAAAATATAGGGAAAAAAGAATTTAGAGATCAATTTAATCTTAATGATTTTTATGAACAATTAAAAAAAATAAAAAAAATGGGTTCCCTGGAAAATATCTTTAATATGATGCCTATTCAATTTTCAAGCTCATTAAAGAATATTAAACAAAATATGGGAGATGAAGAAAAAGGATTAAGCAGGGTTGAAGCAATTATCTGTTCAATGACCAAACAAGAAAAGTTAGAACCAGATATAATAGATGGAAGTAGAAGGAGAAGAATTGCAAAAGGTAGCGGAACAAATGTAAGTGATGTGAATCGTCTATTAAACCAATTTTTTAAAATGAAGAAATTCTTAAAATGTACTAGTAGTAAAAAATCTTTAATTTCTTTTATGAGATAA
- a CDS encoding KH domain-containing protein: MNELIEYLLKMLVDFPDKLKINRIDQDNMTILEITADPSDIGKIIGKQGRVIKAIRAITNAATIKERNRTIIEIMESKNSNFPINY; encoded by the coding sequence TTGAATGAACTAATTGAGTATTTACTAAAAATGCTTGTAGATTTTCCGGATAAGCTTAAAATTAATAGAATTGATCAAGACAATATGACTATATTAGAAATAACTGCTGATCCATCTGATATAGGTAAAATTATCGGTAAACAGGGAAGAGTAATTAAGGCAATTAGGGCAATCACGAATGCAGCAACCATAAAAGAAAGAAATAGGACTATCATTGAAATAATGGAAAGCAAAAATAGTAATTTTCCCATTAATTATTAA
- a CDS encoding ribonuclease HII produces MKEDIFRLKRKINFLYQERVRIERLKVIELKLFSSGFQCIAGIDEVGRGALAGPVVAAAIVIKDIDSFFIADLKDSKKISKVKREYLSKLIREKSYDIGIGLVDSSTIDRINILKATILAMKRAIISLNQYPDYLLVDALKIPFIKISQDSIIKGEDKSISIAAASVIAKVYRDNLMKKYHEKYPLYLFNQNMGYGTKKHLAAIKAYGCCPIHRKTFKGVIINKINTPETYKSINLYE; encoded by the coding sequence TTGAAAGAAGATATTTTTCGTTTAAAAAGAAAAATTAATTTTTTATACCAGGAAAGAGTAAGGATAGAAAGACTAAAAGTTATTGAACTAAAGTTGTTTTCTTCCGGTTTCCAATGTATCGCTGGTATTGACGAAGTAGGAAGAGGTGCTTTAGCCGGTCCCGTTGTTGCTGCGGCAATAGTAATAAAGGATATTGACTCTTTTTTTATTGCAGATTTAAAAGATTCTAAAAAAATAAGCAAAGTTAAAAGGGAATATTTATCTAAATTAATTAGGGAAAAATCTTATGATATAGGTATAGGTTTAGTTGATTCCAGTACCATCGATAGAATAAATATTCTAAAGGCAACTATACTGGCAATGAAAAGAGCAATCATATCTCTTAATCAATACCCCGATTATCTGTTAGTTGACGCCTTAAAAATTCCATTTATTAAAATATCACAAGATAGTATTATTAAGGGAGAAGATAAAAGTATTTCCATAGCTGCGGCATCAGTTATAGCTAAAGTATATCGAGATAATCTTATGAAGAAATATCATGAAAAATACCCACTGTATCTCTTTAATCAAAATATGGGATATGGGACAAAGAAACATCTCGCAGCGATAAAAGCATATGGATGTTGTCCTATTCACCGAAAAACATTTAAAGGTGTAATAATCAATAAAATAAATACCCCAGAAACATATAAGTCAATAAATCTATATGAGTAA
- the smc gene encoding chromosome segregation protein SMC, whose amino-acid sequence MYLKEIGIKGFKSFANKIKLNITPGITVIVGPNGCGKSNIIDAVRWILGEQNIRSLRGTKITDMIFSGNQEQKMRNFAQVYMLFDNTERKISIDSEEVEIKRIIYRSGEIENYINGISCKLKDIQELFLGSGLGKNSYSIIAQGKVDFVLNSKPSERRILFEEASDVAIYRNKKDNALKKLDATQNNLLRINDILYEVEETLSHYKKKSDDLETYKSYQDDILILEYYILSQQYKSLQRNISRNNKKLEIFKIEISEINKSIVYNKSQVSQIEKKKEQLEKQLNENSRQFQANEINKNNYINQLSITSQKKLEVQRYIQNIKEDIVRAQNQYTKFIDNLADIDNDIKETYQNEEYFIEHLRKEESLLEKYNKIYNIYQGKLHSIETISKDIKNYYNDYREEKIKKDTEVKSINTSLAEINRERDRVITKITNNQELIRNINLKLSVLEAEINQFKEEERRKDKELTEKGVLIEKENEMIQKYYNDLNLKNKEIHLLEELITTIQNSNAERNDYFLELESSKDIINICELKNVIKEIPANLEQVFNFILDEGIKYLHLVHSDKIPFFKRLLKEKNTVKIKIIANNLVLPANNDLKIFKKRSGFENNRIIGFANELISPLPEYKKLIDTALGHILIVEDISTALNVAKQIRGQWIIISLDGIIINEKGIVTIGFTLNDITKDSRNISKKRILELRKEIKFINNGIQKKQLFLETENEKYKELYNELKNISKQLKASITKINETRVKLEEIKYNIKDSENVLKTLIKKKDDELVKINNREKDIIILNRNIINLENYLKYISLYNDCLSKYKDNCSSAINEIERDRNNLKMKLSWGKERAELLQKRKKEMEQFITSYHQEKKEQEEKLEHCNKEHIKLIQQEVELKDKLDFIIKKQNELNESINIIKDNLREQESILRKTREKIELEQDTLSSKKNGLHECEMVHVQNQEKMNNLLQTIKNQYNASLNEILRYKNYVNSQSEAIDTISKYKDQIKLMGQINFNALQEYQEQFVKFKELNSKKEEIIKSKEKLIALIDEIDRIAEDHFYKTFQKIQINFKEIFKKLFRGGEVSLELTNNKKLLEAGIEVLVQPPGKKVQNISLLSTGEKALTAIALLFALWKANPTPFCFFDEIDSALDETNAIRLASFIKNDDLKNSQIIIITHQREVMQAADALYGITMDGFGTSKLMSIKMMDLGEK is encoded by the coding sequence TTAAAAGATATTCAGGAACTTTTTCTTGGCTCAGGTTTAGGAAAAAATTCATATTCTATAATAGCTCAAGGAAAGGTAGACTTTGTATTGAATTCCAAGCCTTCAGAAAGAAGAATACTGTTTGAAGAAGCATCCGATGTTGCTATCTACCGTAATAAAAAGGACAATGCTCTGAAGAAACTTGATGCTACACAAAACAATCTCTTAAGAATAAATGATATTTTATACGAAGTCGAAGAAACTCTATCTCATTATAAAAAGAAATCTGATGATTTAGAAACTTATAAATCTTATCAAGATGATATCCTGATATTGGAATATTACATATTAAGCCAACAATATAAATCTCTCCAAAGAAATATTAGTAGAAACAATAAGAAATTAGAAATCTTTAAAATTGAAATTTCAGAAATTAATAAATCAATCGTTTATAATAAAAGTCAAGTCTCTCAAATTGAAAAAAAGAAAGAACAATTAGAAAAACAGTTAAATGAAAATTCAAGACAATTTCAAGCAAATGAAATAAACAAAAATAACTATATTAATCAATTATCAATTACCAGTCAAAAAAAATTAGAAGTACAACGCTATATCCAAAATATTAAAGAAGATATAGTGCGTGCTCAAAATCAATATACAAAGTTTATCGACAATCTCGCTGATATTGATAATGATATCAAGGAAACATATCAGAATGAAGAATATTTTATAGAACATCTTAGAAAAGAAGAATCTTTATTAGAAAAATATAATAAAATTTATAATATTTACCAGGGAAAATTACATAGCATTGAAACTATCTCAAAAGATATCAAAAATTACTACAATGATTATCGAGAAGAAAAAATTAAAAAAGACACAGAGGTAAAGTCAATTAATACTTCTCTTGCGGAGATAAATAGAGAAAGAGATCGTGTTATCACAAAAATAACTAATAATCAGGAATTGATAAGGAATATAAATTTGAAATTATCTGTTTTAGAAGCTGAGATTAATCAATTTAAAGAAGAGGAGAGAAGGAAGGATAAGGAATTAACCGAAAAGGGAGTATTAATTGAAAAAGAAAATGAAATGATTCAAAAATATTATAATGACTTAAATTTAAAAAATAAAGAGATACATCTTTTAGAAGAATTAATTACAACAATCCAGAACAGCAATGCAGAAAGAAATGATTATTTTCTGGAATTAGAAAGCTCAAAAGATATTATCAATATTTGTGAACTGAAAAATGTAATTAAAGAAATACCGGCTAATTTAGAGCAAGTTTTTAACTTTATTTTGGATGAAGGAATAAAATACCTACATCTGGTGCATTCTGATAAAATTCCCTTTTTTAAAAGACTACTTAAAGAGAAAAATACAGTAAAAATAAAGATTATTGCTAATAACCTTGTCTTACCTGCTAATAATGATTTAAAAATCTTTAAAAAAAGATCTGGATTCGAAAACAATAGAATAATTGGATTTGCTAATGAATTAATTTCCCCTCTTCCTGAATATAAAAAGTTAATTGATACCGCTCTGGGACATATATTAATAGTGGAAGATATATCCACTGCTTTGAATGTTGCAAAACAAATAAGGGGACAATGGATTATAATTTCCTTAGATGGAATAATAATAAATGAGAAAGGAATTGTTACAATTGGTTTTACATTAAATGATATAACAAAAGATAGCCGCAACATTTCTAAAAAAAGAATCCTGGAATTAAGAAAAGAAATTAAATTCATTAATAATGGGATACAAAAAAAGCAATTATTTTTGGAAACTGAGAATGAAAAGTATAAAGAGCTTTATAATGAGTTAAAGAATATCAGCAAACAGCTGAAAGCAAGCATAACTAAAATTAATGAAACAAGAGTTAAATTGGAAGAAATAAAATATAATATAAAAGATTCAGAAAATGTTTTAAAAACGCTAATAAAGAAAAAAGATGATGAATTAGTAAAAATAAATAATAGAGAAAAGGATATTATTATTTTAAATAGAAATATTATAAATCTTGAAAATTATCTTAAATATATTAGTTTATACAATGATTGCCTTTCTAAATATAAAGATAATTGTAGTAGTGCAATTAACGAAATCGAGAGAGATAGGAATAACCTTAAGATGAAACTATCCTGGGGAAAAGAAAGAGCAGAATTATTACAAAAAAGAAAGAAGGAGATGGAGCAATTTATTACAAGTTACCATCAGGAAAAAAAAGAACAGGAAGAAAAGTTAGAACATTGTAATAAAGAACATATCAAATTAATTCAACAGGAAGTTGAATTAAAAGATAAACTTGATTTTATTATAAAAAAACAAAATGAGTTGAATGAAAGTATAAATATAATAAAGGATAACTTAAGGGAACAAGAAAGTATTCTGAGAAAAACTAGGGAAAAAATCGAGTTAGAGCAAGACACCCTTAGTAGTAAGAAAAATGGTTTACATGAATGTGAGATGGTTCATGTACAGAATCAAGAAAAAATGAATAATTTACTTCAAACGATAAAAAATCAATACAATGCTTCATTAAATGAAATTCTTCGTTATAAAAATTATGTTAATAGCCAATCAGAGGCTATAGATACAATTTCAAAGTATAAAGATCAGATTAAATTAATGGGTCAGATTAATTTTAATGCTCTACAGGAATATCAAGAACAATTTGTAAAATTTAAAGAATTAAATAGTAAAAAAGAAGAAATAATTAAATCTAAAGAAAAATTAATAGCTTTAATCGATGAAATTGACCGCATAGCTGAAGACCATTTTTATAAAACATTCCAGAAGATTCAAATTAATTTTAAAGAAATATTCAAAAAACTATTTCGTGGTGGCGAAGTATCCTTAGAATTGACTAATAATAAAAAACTTCTGGAAGCAGGAATTGAAGTATTGGTACAACCGCCAGGTAAAAAAGTACAAAACATTTCCTTGCTCTCCACCGGCGAAAAAGCACTAACAGCTATAGCACTATTATTTGCCTTATGGAAGGCAAACCCGACTCCTTTTTGCTTTTTTGATGAAATTGATTCAGCTTTAGATGAAACTAATGCAATACGTTTAGCTTCTTTTATCAAAAATGATGATCTGAAGAATTCTCAAATTATAATTATTACCCATCAAAGAGAAGTCATGCAAGCAGCAGATGCTTTATACGGAATTACTATGGATGGATTTGGAACTTCCAAGTTAATGTCGATAAAAATGATGGATTTGGGAGAGAAATAA
- the rpsP gene encoding 30S ribosomal protein S16 → MSAKIKLRREGAKKNPCYKVIVIDSRKPRDGRFIKMLGYYQPTKEPYTFNIDKEESLKWIKQGVKMTKTVESLFKKEGILDNSKEV, encoded by the coding sequence ATGTCTGCAAAAATTAAACTAAGAAGAGAAGGTGCTAAAAAAAATCCTTGTTATAAGGTTATAGTTATAGATTCCCGTAAACCAAGGGATGGAAGATTTATCAAAATGTTAGGTTATTATCAGCCTACCAAAGAGCCATACACCTTTAATATCGATAAAGAAGAAAGCTTAAAATGGATTAAGCAGGGAGTAAAAATGACTAAAACAGTTGAATCTTTATTTAAAAAAGAAGGCATCTTAGATAATTCTAAAGAAGTTTAA
- a CDS encoding YifB family Mg chelatase-like AAA ATPase translates to MISKLCSAALLGVEAFIVEVEVDVANGLPSFNIVGLPDTAVQESRERVRSALRNAEYQFPMQRITVNLAPADIKKEGPALDLPIAIGILTANEQIQSIFYKNLIIIGELSLNGGIKPVNGVLSIALMAKKNGINNIIVPQENAREAGIVDGINIYPVSNLRQVVKFLNKEINIKHFYVNKEELMTHSDDYSVDFSDVKGQQQAKRALEVAAAGRHNVIMIGPPGSGKTMLAKRIPTILPSLTLEEAIEITRLYSISNLANRKYPVMTRRPFRSPHHTISDIGLIGGGTMPKPGEISLAHNGVLFLDELPEFSRTALESLRQPIESGRVTISRALRSVTYLSHFMLVAAANPCPCGYFGDPIKQCTCTSYQIQKYRARISGPLLDRIDIQIEVPRLDYKELVNRKNLNDCSSEIRKRIEKARKIQLNRFEGRNIYNNSQMNRKDIEKYCSLSIEAWDLLSHAMEKLKLSARAYDKILKLARTIADLTLTEKIQTVHIAEAIQYRSLDREYLI, encoded by the coding sequence TTGATTTCAAAACTTTGTAGTGCCGCACTTTTAGGTGTAGAAGCATTTATTGTTGAAGTAGAAGTAGATGTAGCCAATGGATTACCTTCTTTTAATATTGTAGGTTTACCTGATACTGCAGTACAAGAATCGAGAGAAAGAGTTAGATCTGCTTTAAGAAATGCTGAATATCAATTTCCCATGCAAAGGATAACCGTTAATTTAGCTCCAGCTGATATCAAAAAAGAAGGACCAGCCTTGGATTTACCTATTGCTATTGGAATATTAACTGCCAATGAACAAATACAAAGTATTTTTTATAAAAATCTTATTATCATTGGTGAACTCTCTCTTAATGGTGGCATAAAGCCAGTAAATGGAGTGTTATCAATTGCTTTAATGGCTAAGAAAAATGGTATTAACAATATTATTGTTCCTCAGGAAAATGCCCGAGAGGCAGGAATAGTTGATGGAATAAATATTTATCCTGTTTCCAATTTACGTCAAGTAGTTAAATTTTTAAATAAAGAAATTAATATAAAACATTTTTATGTTAATAAAGAAGAACTAATGACTCACAGTGATGACTATTCAGTAGACTTTTCAGACGTCAAAGGTCAGCAGCAGGCTAAAAGAGCCCTGGAGGTAGCGGCTGCAGGTAGACATAATGTGATAATGATTGGTCCACCTGGTTCGGGTAAAACTATGTTGGCAAAACGTATCCCGACAATTTTACCCAGCTTAACTTTGGAAGAGGCAATTGAAATAACTCGTTTATACAGTATTTCTAATTTAGCTAATAGAAAATACCCTGTCATGACTAGAAGACCTTTTCGATCACCACATCATACCATAAGCGATATCGGACTTATTGGAGGGGGAACAATGCCAAAACCGGGAGAAATAAGTTTAGCCCATAATGGAGTATTATTTTTAGATGAACTTCCTGAGTTTAGCCGTACAGCTTTAGAGTCATTACGTCAACCGATAGAAAGTGGAAGGGTTACTATTTCCAGAGCTTTACGTTCAGTAACTTATTTATCTCACTTTATGCTGGTAGCCGCTGCTAATCCCTGTCCCTGTGGTTATTTCGGTGACCCTATTAAACAATGTACCTGTACCTCATATCAAATTCAAAAGTATAGAGCAAGGATTTCAGGTCCACTATTAGATAGAATAGATATTCAGATTGAAGTTCCAAGATTAGATTATAAAGAATTAGTAAATAGAAAAAATCTCAACGATTGTTCTAGTGAAATTAGAAAAAGAATTGAAAAAGCCAGGAAAATACAATTAAACCGTTTTGAAGGTAGAAATATTTATAATAATTCACAGATGAATCGGAAAGATATCGAAAAATATTGCTCGTTATCCATTGAAGCATGGGATTTATTAAGCCATGCAATGGAAAAATTAAAATTGAGTGCTCGGGCATATGATAAAATATTAAAGTTAGCTAGAACAATTGCTGATCTTACTTTAACGGAAAAAATACAAACCGTGCATATTGCCGAAGCTATCCAATATAGAAGCCTGGATAGAGAATATTTAATATAA
- the ftsY gene encoding signal recognition particle-docking protein FtsY has product MLFSDAVKDKNLFLDKIEELLLLSDIGPRTTEEILARFQTMNIHQFKMNDFNYFKKHLKQILIDLIPRENCEFTINPEMLNIIMIVGVNGTGKTSFAGKLAYYYKNKGLNSLLVPADTFRAGAIEQLTLLSKQVGVEILRTSASSDPASVVFDGIQSAKAKKKVLLIIDTAGRLHTYNNLMKELEKIKRVINKNAPWALLNTILVIDATTGQNGLVQASNFKKSLEISSIVLTKLDGTAKGGIALTIQKDLFIPVSFITFGEKITDLSEYIPEKFIEMLLD; this is encoded by the coding sequence ATTTTATTTTCAGACGCTGTAAAAGATAAAAATCTATTTCTGGATAAGATTGAGGAATTATTGTTATTATCAGACATTGGTCCCCGAACTACTGAAGAAATATTAGCCCGTTTTCAAACAATGAACATACATCAATTTAAAATGAATGATTTTAATTATTTTAAAAAACATCTTAAACAAATATTGATTGATTTAATTCCAAGAGAAAATTGTGAATTCACAATAAATCCAGAAATGTTGAACATCATAATGATTGTGGGAGTCAATGGAACTGGTAAAACTTCTTTTGCTGGAAAACTTGCTTATTACTATAAAAATAAAGGATTGAATTCTTTATTGGTTCCTGCTGATACTTTTAGAGCAGGGGCTATTGAGCAATTGACTTTATTATCCAAACAAGTAGGGGTTGAAATCTTAAGAACATCAGCTAGTTCAGACCCTGCTTCTGTTGTTTTTGATGGCATACAATCTGCTAAGGCTAAAAAGAAAGTATTATTAATAATTGATACGGCTGGAAGATTGCATACCTACAATAATCTGATGAAAGAATTAGAAAAGATTAAAAGAGTAATTAATAAAAATGCTCCATGGGCTTTATTGAATACTATACTAGTGATTGATGCTACTACTGGTCAAAATGGACTTGTTCAAGCAAGTAATTTTAAAAAATCCTTGGAGATATCTAGTATAGTCTTAACTAAGTTAGATGGTACAGCTAAAGGAGGAATAGCATTAACTATACAAAAAGATTTATTTATTCCTGTTTCATTTATCACTTTTGGAGAAAAGATTACAGATTTAAGTGAATATATACCAGAAAAGTTTATAGAAATGCTGCTTGATTGA
- the rpe gene encoding ribulose-phosphate 3-epimerase — MVLKNRLAPSILNADFSCLSEVLHILERCKVDLIHLDIMDGNFVPNITFGPKIVDTIRKNTSLPLSVHLMIEKPERYIKVFSEVLHVQDSLIVHVETCLHLDKTLQMIIDSGLTVGVALNPSTPLDMIKYVLDKLDVILIMTVNPGFGGQQFIPTMLQKIAQAREIVDQNKKNINIQVDGGINVKNIQTINKIGANILVVGSEIFEAENPENMIKKLQRKLKSL, encoded by the coding sequence ATGGTGTTAAAAAATAGATTAGCCCCATCAATACTAAATGCTGATTTTTCCTGTCTGAGTGAAGTTCTACATATTTTAGAAAGATGTAAAGTTGATTTAATTCATCTCGATATTATGGATGGTAATTTTGTTCCAAACATTACTTTTGGACCTAAAATAGTCGATACAATTAGAAAAAATACAAGCCTTCCTCTTAGTGTTCATTTAATGATAGAAAAGCCGGAAAGATATATAAAAGTATTTTCCGAAGTGTTACATGTTCAAGATAGTTTAATTGTTCATGTTGAAACTTGCTTGCATTTAGATAAAACATTACAAATGATAATTGATTCTGGTTTGACAGTGGGAGTGGCACTAAATCCTTCAACTCCTTTAGATATGATTAAGTATGTACTAGACAAGCTGGATGTGATATTGATTATGACCGTTAATCCAGGTTTTGGTGGACAACAATTTATACCGACTATGTTACAAAAGATTGCTCAAGCTAGAGAAATAGTGGATCAAAATAAGAAAAATATTAATATCCAGGTTGATGGAGGAATTAATGTCAAGAATATTCAGACCATAAATAAAATTGGAGCAAATATCTTAGTAGTCGGTTCTGAAATATTTGAAGCTGAAAATCCTGAAAATATGATAAA
- the rplS gene encoding 50S ribosomal protein L19, with protein sequence MNYIKNIEDEQSKKEILEAKPGDLIEVHQKIIEGERKRTQIFRGILIARKHSGSRETITVRKVTKGIGVEKIFPIHSPNIEEIKLVKSGLARKAKLYFLRDRIGQKGLMT encoded by the coding sequence ATGAATTATATTAAAAATATTGAAGATGAGCAATCAAAAAAAGAAATATTAGAAGCAAAACCTGGGGATTTGATTGAAGTACACCAGAAGATTATTGAAGGTGAGAGAAAAAGGACTCAGATTTTCCGAGGAATTTTAATTGCAAGAAAACATAGTGGAAGTAGAGAAACAATTACCGTAAGAAAGGTTACTAAAGGTATTGGTGTTGAGAAGATCTTTCCGATACATTCTCCAAATATAGAAGAGATTAAACTCGTTAAAAGTGGTTTAGCAAGAAAAGCTAAATTATACTTCTTAAGAGACAGGATTGGACAAAAGGGATTGATGACCTAA